In Roseisolibacter agri, one genomic interval encodes:
- a CDS encoding PQQ-dependent sugar dehydrogenase: MPHRPPFARPRPSRRRLAVGIAAAVLGTAAFMWRRTPPRVQVLDTQEHRVRVTTVVDGLRSPWGLTFLPGGDLLITEKRGRLRLVRAGVLQPEPVAELEVASSGQGGLLDVELHPGFARNRLVYLTYSKPGPRGSTTALARGRWDGSRLVDVQDVFVAEAWGRGGQHFGSRIVFDRAGMVYFGVGERNEKYPAQDLASDKGKILRLHDDGRIPRDNPFVGRTDARPEIFSYGHRNPQGMTLHPVTGELWETEHGARGGDEVNHVRAGRNYGWPRITHGVDYSGARISPDSALPGMEQPVLHWTPSIAPSGLAIYAGDRFPRWRGHLFAGALAGQQLRRVVVEGDRAVHQETLLEGRSRIRAVKNGPDGNLYLLTDASEGSLLRVEPAP; this comes from the coding sequence ATGCCCCACCGACCGCCGTTCGCCCGACCGCGTCCGTCGCGCCGCCGACTCGCCGTGGGCATCGCCGCCGCCGTGCTGGGGACCGCCGCCTTCATGTGGCGGCGCACGCCGCCGCGGGTCCAGGTGCTCGACACCCAGGAGCACCGCGTGCGCGTCACGACGGTCGTCGACGGGCTCCGCAGCCCGTGGGGGCTGACCTTCCTGCCGGGCGGCGACCTGCTGATCACCGAGAAGCGCGGGCGCCTGCGGCTGGTGCGCGCGGGCGTCCTGCAGCCGGAGCCGGTGGCCGAGCTGGAGGTCGCCTCGTCGGGGCAGGGCGGGCTGCTCGACGTCGAGCTGCACCCCGGCTTCGCGCGGAACCGGCTGGTCTATCTCACCTACTCCAAGCCGGGACCGCGCGGCAGCACGACGGCGCTCGCGCGGGGGCGCTGGGACGGCAGCCGCCTCGTCGACGTGCAGGACGTCTTCGTGGCCGAGGCGTGGGGCCGCGGCGGGCAGCACTTCGGGTCGCGTATCGTCTTCGACCGCGCCGGGATGGTCTACTTCGGGGTCGGGGAGCGCAACGAGAAGTATCCGGCGCAGGACCTCGCGTCCGACAAGGGGAAGATCCTGCGGCTGCACGACGACGGGCGCATCCCGCGCGACAATCCATTCGTCGGCCGCACCGACGCGCGCCCCGAGATCTTCAGCTACGGGCACCGCAACCCGCAGGGGATGACGCTGCATCCCGTGACGGGCGAGCTGTGGGAGACCGAGCACGGCGCGCGCGGCGGCGACGAGGTGAACCACGTGCGCGCGGGGCGCAACTACGGCTGGCCGCGCATCACGCACGGCGTCGACTACTCCGGCGCGCGCATCAGCCCCGACTCGGCCCTGCCGGGCATGGAGCAGCCCGTGCTGCACTGGACGCCGTCCATCGCCCCGTCGGGGCTCGCGATCTACGCCGGCGACCGCTTCCCGCGGTGGCGCGGGCACCTGTTCGCGGGCGCGCTCGCGGGGCAGCAGCTGCGCCGCGTCGTGGTCGAGGGCGACCGCGCGGTGCATCAGGAGACGCTGCTGGAGGGCCGCTCGCGCATCCGCGCGGTGAAGAACGGCCCCGACGGCAACCTCTATCTCCTGACGGACGCGTCCGAAGGTTCGCTGTTGCGGGTCGAGCCCGCGCCATAG
- a CDS encoding MEDS domain-containing protein, translated as MRSVDLHLVPGGASVGSSPSEHGDPRERVPEGPGHSVQFYENEAFLAAAVADFVADGVVAEEPVLVIATATHRRAFVRRLRAKGVDVEQARGAGLLTWCDADAMLGRIMDGGQPNEDRFRAELGPLLERAELRRRGATVRAYGEMVDVLWQRGEMLAALRLEALWNELATTYHFALLCGYAMGPFYGLAGTAHHQAVCGCHTHVMPTRRTMAPPAPPLPTPLPLAVAHPADGETPDDADDVDDASEAERERDALRRQTRVLVAEVAERRRLEQQLRAALAEQRRVERELQRSRRLLLEAQRVARVGSWSVIPATGVTEWSDELWKLLGLSPEAGAPSVERLMAAVHEEDVAAVRAMLRRAAAAAIAGTSAPAADDVRIRHADGTVRICEFRVASTPASTQQPPMLHGTLLDVTAQRAAETERRALDARLLETQRLETLGVLAGGIAHDFNNLLTSILGNADMLQFALPEGTGERVLVDEILLAGRRSADLSRQLLAYAGHASYVVRALDLSALAVEVGALLRTAMPAGGTLRLDVPRGGMVAGDRAQLTQVLMNLVTNAAEALNPDGGTVTVRVREHTLDEREAARLAKVCATGGGPLPAGPCVRLEVSDTGVGMSREVRARMFEPFFTTKRSGRGLGLAATLGIVRAHGGALAVTSTQGQGTTVRVWLPAAPSGAEAERAGAVAASGAPAAVPQPRILVVDDDPAVRGTLARLLGRLRYDVVQAGGASEALAALDAGDAPPALAIVDFTMPEAGGQETAHRLQERCPGLPVLFTSGYGDAEAPGGATLPTLGERPLLPKPYDLRTLERLVGGALRARDAAPGG; from the coding sequence ATGCGGTCCGTAGACCTGCACCTGGTGCCCGGCGGCGCGTCCGTCGGCAGCTCGCCATCGGAGCATGGCGATCCGCGCGAGCGCGTCCCCGAGGGACCCGGCCACTCGGTCCAGTTCTACGAGAACGAGGCGTTCCTCGCCGCGGCGGTCGCCGACTTCGTGGCCGACGGCGTGGTCGCCGAGGAGCCGGTGCTCGTGATCGCGACCGCGACGCATCGGCGGGCGTTCGTGCGCCGGCTGCGCGCGAAGGGCGTGGACGTCGAGCAGGCGCGCGGCGCGGGGCTGCTCACGTGGTGCGACGCCGACGCGATGCTCGGGCGCATCATGGACGGCGGGCAGCCCAACGAGGACCGCTTCCGCGCGGAGCTCGGCCCGCTGCTGGAGCGCGCGGAGCTGCGCCGGCGCGGCGCGACCGTGCGCGCGTATGGCGAGATGGTGGACGTCCTCTGGCAGCGTGGCGAGATGCTCGCGGCGCTGCGGCTCGAGGCGCTGTGGAACGAGCTCGCGACCACGTACCACTTCGCGCTGCTGTGCGGCTACGCGATGGGACCGTTCTACGGGCTCGCGGGCACCGCGCACCACCAGGCGGTGTGCGGCTGCCACACGCACGTCATGCCCACGCGTCGCACGATGGCGCCGCCCGCGCCGCCCCTTCCCACGCCGCTGCCGCTCGCGGTCGCGCATCCGGCCGACGGCGAGACGCCGGACGACGCGGACGACGTGGACGACGCCTCCGAGGCCGAGCGGGAGCGCGACGCGCTGCGACGCCAGACGCGCGTGCTCGTGGCGGAGGTGGCGGAACGGCGGCGGCTGGAGCAGCAGCTGCGCGCCGCGCTGGCCGAGCAACGGCGCGTGGAGCGCGAGCTGCAGCGCAGCCGTCGGCTCCTGCTCGAGGCGCAGCGCGTCGCGCGCGTCGGCTCGTGGTCGGTGATCCCCGCCACGGGCGTCACCGAGTGGTCGGACGAGCTGTGGAAGCTCCTCGGCCTGTCGCCCGAGGCGGGCGCGCCGTCGGTGGAGCGGCTGATGGCGGCGGTGCACGAGGAGGACGTCGCGGCCGTGCGCGCGATGCTGCGCCGTGCGGCGGCCGCCGCGATCGCCGGCACCAGCGCGCCCGCGGCCGACGACGTGCGCATCCGACACGCCGACGGCACGGTGCGCATCTGCGAGTTCCGCGTCGCGTCCACGCCCGCGAGCACGCAGCAGCCACCGATGCTGCACGGCACGCTGCTGGACGTGACCGCGCAGCGTGCGGCCGAGACCGAGCGGCGCGCGCTAGACGCGCGGCTGCTGGAGACGCAACGCCTGGAGACGCTGGGCGTGCTCGCGGGCGGCATCGCGCACGACTTCAACAACCTGCTCACGAGCATCCTCGGCAACGCCGACATGCTGCAGTTCGCGCTGCCGGAGGGCACCGGCGAGCGCGTGCTGGTGGACGAGATCCTGCTCGCGGGCCGACGCTCCGCCGACCTGTCGCGGCAGCTGCTCGCGTACGCGGGCCACGCGTCGTACGTCGTGCGCGCGCTCGACCTGTCGGCGCTCGCGGTGGAGGTGGGCGCGCTCCTGCGCACCGCCATGCCGGCCGGCGGCACGCTGCGACTGGACGTGCCACGCGGCGGGATGGTGGCGGGCGACCGCGCGCAGCTGACGCAGGTGCTGATGAATCTCGTCACGAACGCCGCGGAGGCGCTCAATCCCGACGGCGGCACCGTGACGGTGCGCGTGCGCGAGCACACGCTCGACGAGCGCGAGGCGGCGCGGCTGGCGAAGGTGTGCGCCACCGGCGGCGGTCCGCTGCCCGCAGGGCCGTGCGTCCGCCTCGAGGTCAGCGACACGGGCGTCGGCATGTCGCGCGAGGTGCGCGCGCGGATGTTCGAGCCCTTCTTCACGACCAAGCGCAGCGGCCGCGGGCTCGGGCTCGCGGCGACGCTCGGGATCGTGCGCGCGCACGGCGGCGCGCTGGCGGTGACCAGCACGCAGGGGCAGGGCACGACCGTGCGCGTCTGGCTGCCGGCGGCGCCGTCGGGCGCGGAGGCGGAGCGCGCCGGCGCGGTGGCGGCGAGCGGCGCGCCGGCGGCGGTGCCGCAGCCGCGCATCCTCGTGGTGGACGACGATCCCGCCGTGCGCGGCACGCTCGCGCGGCTGCTCGGGCGCCTGCGCTACGACGTCGTGCAGGCCGGCGGCGCGAGCGAGGCGCTCGCCGCGCTCGATGCCGGCGACGCCCCACCCGCCCTCGCGATCGTCGACTTCACGATGCCCGAGGCGGGGGGGCAGGAGACGGCGCACCGGCTCCAGGAGCGGTGCCCCGGCCTGCCCGTGCTCTTCACCAGCGGCTACGGCGATGCCGAGGCGCCCGGCGGGGCCACGCTGCCCACGCTTGGCGAGCGCCCGCTGCTGCCCAAGCCCTACGACCTGCGGACGCTGGAGCGCCTGGTGGGGGGCGCGCTGCGCGCGAGGGACGCCGCGCCGGGGGGCTGA
- a CDS encoding zinc-dependent metalloprotease, which produces MKRAAPVLAALVVSACARPATTPATNAPTPARGPNAGAPTAGPAAGAPGASGDSTQRTGATAGPRPYARVITPGTQTRRGLFVTHRQNERLLFEIPRRELGKDMYLIGRYAAAPAANPNLPGGGFGAYGGDQFGEQSLRFDRQGNRVIVRSPQYDISADTTLSVYAAVRASNYAPIIAVLNVEAFGPDSAPVVDVTRLFTTAVPEIAAIRGTIDPQRSYIERVVAFPNNVEIEATQTGVPAATPGQGGGGGGGAAGAARPAQSVLAHWSLVKLPENPMMPRRFDERVGYFSDQTVDFGTNEPRSVRRRFITRYRLECSDRREGDLCYPKQPITYYVDPATPEWLKKWVKAGIEEWQPAFEAAGFKNGIVAAEAPANDPDWSPEDVRHTMIRWLPSTTENAVGPNVHDPRTGEILNGSVRMFHNVMNLNRSWYFTQAAAIDPRARKLPMPDSLSGRLLQFVVAHEIGHTLGLQHDQIGSSTYHPDSVRSATWVAKMGHSPSIMDYSRYNYVAQPEDNIPLQYIIPRVGPYDRFAIMWGYKPIPGATSTEAERPTLNRWARMQDTIPWYRFSANNEFGGFGTLSEAVGDADPVKSTTLGYKNLRRVMGYLADATRLPLEDNSDLRELYNRTVNQWATEAGHVATMIAGGTVQYKVGEQPGPVYAPLSRARQAEAVRFLNENVFRTPTFLIDPEVGARIEANGMITRINGAQSRVLNAVLDDQRLNRLLEQEAINGDRAYSLASMLDDVRRGVWSEAYAGSPNADAYRRELQSDMLATIDRKLNPPATPAGGQQQPNFPGFTPPAPLSDDAKSHLRGTLTTLKADLQRAIPRTTDRATKLHFQGAVQRIDNILDPKG; this is translated from the coding sequence ATGAAGCGAGCAGCTCCCGTCCTGGCGGCGCTCGTCGTCAGCGCCTGCGCGCGCCCGGCGACGACGCCCGCCACGAACGCGCCCACGCCGGCGCGGGGCCCGAATGCCGGCGCCCCGACCGCCGGCCCGGCCGCGGGTGCGCCCGGCGCCTCGGGCGACTCGACCCAGCGCACCGGCGCCACCGCCGGCCCGCGCCCCTACGCGCGCGTCATCACCCCGGGCACGCAGACCCGGCGCGGCCTCTTCGTCACGCACCGCCAGAACGAGCGGCTGCTGTTCGAGATCCCGCGGCGCGAGCTCGGGAAGGACATGTACCTCATCGGCCGCTATGCGGCCGCGCCCGCGGCCAACCCGAACCTCCCGGGCGGCGGCTTCGGCGCCTACGGCGGCGACCAGTTCGGCGAGCAGTCGCTGCGCTTCGACCGGCAGGGGAACCGCGTCATCGTCCGCTCCCCGCAGTACGACATCTCGGCCGACACCACCCTGTCGGTGTACGCCGCGGTGCGCGCGTCGAACTACGCGCCGATCATCGCGGTCCTCAACGTCGAGGCGTTCGGTCCCGACAGCGCGCCGGTCGTCGACGTGACGCGCCTGTTCACGACCGCGGTCCCCGAGATCGCGGCGATCCGCGGCACCATCGACCCGCAGCGCTCCTACATCGAGCGCGTGGTCGCCTTCCCGAACAACGTCGAGATCGAGGCGACGCAGACGGGCGTGCCCGCGGCGACCCCCGGGCAGGGCGGCGGTGGTGGCGGCGGCGCGGCCGGCGCGGCCCGTCCGGCGCAGTCGGTGCTCGCGCACTGGTCGCTCGTGAAGCTCCCCGAGAACCCGATGATGCCGCGCCGCTTCGACGAGCGCGTCGGCTACTTCTCCGACCAGACGGTCGACTTCGGGACGAACGAGCCGCGCTCGGTGCGCAGGCGCTTCATCACGCGCTACCGCCTGGAGTGCAGCGACCGCCGCGAGGGCGACCTGTGCTACCCGAAGCAGCCGATCACGTACTACGTCGATCCGGCGACTCCCGAGTGGCTCAAGAAGTGGGTGAAGGCGGGCATCGAGGAGTGGCAGCCGGCGTTCGAGGCGGCGGGCTTCAAGAACGGCATCGTCGCGGCCGAGGCGCCCGCGAACGATCCGGACTGGAGCCCCGAGGACGTCCGTCACACGATGATCCGCTGGCTCCCGTCGACGACGGAGAACGCCGTCGGCCCGAACGTGCACGACCCGCGCACCGGTGAGATCCTCAACGGGTCGGTGCGCATGTTCCACAACGTGATGAACCTCAACCGCTCCTGGTACTTCACCCAGGCGGCGGCGATCGACCCGCGCGCGCGCAAGCTGCCGATGCCCGACTCGCTCTCCGGGCGCCTGCTGCAGTTCGTCGTCGCGCACGAGATCGGGCACACGCTCGGCCTGCAGCACGACCAGATCGGCAGCTCGACCTACCACCCGGACAGCGTGCGCAGCGCGACGTGGGTGGCGAAGATGGGCCACAGCCCGTCGATCATGGACTACTCGCGCTACAACTACGTCGCGCAGCCCGAGGACAACATCCCGCTGCAGTACATCATCCCGCGGGTCGGGCCGTACGACCGGTTCGCGATCATGTGGGGCTACAAGCCGATCCCGGGCGCGACCAGCACCGAGGCGGAGCGCCCGACGCTGAACCGCTGGGCGCGGATGCAGGACACCATCCCGTGGTACCGCTTCTCGGCCAACAACGAGTTCGGCGGCTTCGGCACGCTGTCCGAGGCGGTGGGTGACGCCGACCCGGTGAAGTCGACCACGCTCGGCTACAAGAACCTGCGCCGGGTGATGGGCTACCTGGCCGACGCGACGCGCCTCCCGCTCGAGGACAACAGCGACCTGCGCGAGCTGTACAACCGCACCGTCAACCAGTGGGCGACCGAGGCCGGGCACGTGGCGACGATGATCGCCGGCGGCACGGTGCAGTACAAGGTCGGCGAGCAGCCCGGCCCCGTGTACGCGCCGCTCTCGCGCGCGCGCCAGGCGGAGGCCGTGCGCTTCCTGAACGAGAACGTCTTCCGCACGCCGACGTTCCTGATCGACCCCGAGGTCGGTGCCCGCATCGAGGCCAACGGGATGATCACGCGCATCAACGGCGCGCAGTCGCGCGTCCTGAACGCGGTGCTCGACGATCAGCGGCTGAACCGCCTGCTGGAGCAGGAGGCGATCAACGGCGACCGCGCGTACTCGCTGGCGTCGATGCTCGACGACGTGCGCCGCGGCGTGTGGAGCGAGGCGTACGCCGGCAGCCCGAACGCGGACGCGTACCGCCGCGAGCTGCAGAGCGACATGCTCGCGACCATCGACCGCAAGCTGAACCCGCCGGCGACGCCGGCCGGGGGGCAGCAGCAGCCGAACTTCCCGGGCTTCACGCCGCCGGCGCCGCTGTCGGACGACGCGAAGTCGCACCTGCGTGGCACGCTGACGACGCTGAAGGCGGACCTGCAGCGCGCGATCCCGCGCACGACGGACCGCGCCACCAAGCTGCACTTCCAGGGCGCGGTGCAGCGCATCGACAACATCCTCGACCCGAAGGGCTGA